The following DNA comes from Desulfovibrio intestinalis.
GGGCGTTGCGTTATTCTGTCATGAGATTTTTGAATTTAGCTATGCGCGCTCAGCAAATAGACACCTAAAGAGTAAAAATCTTAAAATATTTCTGCTCGTTGCCCAATCAGATGAGCCGATTTGCCATCGCAACTGTCATTGTTTGGGGCTGATTCGCCATACTCGCGCTTAATAGTTTCCTGCAACGAACATGTTTCTGCGCCTTTAACTGGGCACCGTGGCGTTAATTCCATCATGTTGCTGCCAGCCTTCAAGGTAGCACGCGATGTGCTGACAGATAGCCGCGTGCTCTTCTTTGCCTTGCCCCTGAATATACATAGGTTTGGCGAAAGAGTAGCGCACAGGCATGCCTGGCTTTACAGGCCCCAGTTCTTTTATCTTTCGGCCCTGTCCCCATGCGTCTGTTTTCAGGGCAATAGGAACCACTGGCACCCCTGCCTTACGGGCAAGCTTGACACCAATGGAGTTGAAGTGACTCTGGTCAAAGACCAGCGACCGCGTACTTTGGGGAAAAACAATGATGGATATCCCTTTTTTGAGTCGCTCAAGGCCACCCTCAAGAACAGCAGTCAAATCTTCTCGAGGATTGGTACGCCCCACAACTATGGGGTCACGCGAACACATGACAGGTCCAAAAAGAGGCATGGTCGTTAAGCTTTTTTTAACAACAAAGGTTACGGGCCTCCTTGGCCGTATCATGCCCGGCAACATAAATGTTTCCAGCGTGCTCATATGGTTGGCCACAAAGAGGCAAGGTCCATCCACCTCATTGATGGCATCCATACCCTGTACTTCAATAGGGCAGCCAATGCGCTCCATCAACTCAGAAACCCACACACTGGCGTGTACCCAGGCAGCGTCATCACATTGCCCCTTGGCAGCTTTGGAGCACAACCAGCGCAAAGGCCCACCAAACAGGCGGCTATAAAAACTGATGGAAGGGAATAGGCGGGTGAATAAGCCCACGCGCGCGTCATGGCTCGCATAGGTGTTACCCGTAAGAAATTTTTGCGCAAAAGCGCCTTCAACAAAACGATGCATGCCTAGTCTTCCGTTTTTTTGATTTTATGCAATTTGCGCCACCACTGAGAAAGGCGAGGCTCTTCACCGTTGTCGCGGGGCTGATAGAAGCGGCGTCCTTCCAGCTCTGGCGGCAAATAAGACTGTTCGATCCAAGAATCTGGATAGTTGTGGGGATACTTGTATTCTTTGCCGTATCCCCATTCTTTTTGCAGTTGTGTTGAAGGATTGCGCAGGTGCAAGGGCACAGGGCGTGGCCCGTTTAGTTTGATTTCTCGTTGAGCGTTGAGATACGCCGCATACGACGCGTTACTTTTGCGGGCCATTGCAAGATACGTCACGGTTTCTGCCAAGGGAATAAAGCCCTCCGGCATGCCCACGAACTCCACGGCCTGCTGGCACGAAACGGCCAGGGGCAGCGCATTGGGGTCGGCCAAACCAATATCTTCCGAAGCCGAAAGAATAAGACGCCGGCAGATAAAACGAGGATCTTCACCGCCCTCAAGCAGGCAGGCAAGGTAGTAAAGGGCGGCGTCAACGTCGCTGCCACGAATGGACTTAATAAGAGCTGACGCCAGTTCGTAGTGATTGTCGCCATCCTTGTCATGACGTACCAGCACTTCCGGCAGGGCAGCCTTAATATGCTCAAGCTCACGCAAATCCGCGGGCAAGGCGGCAACGTATTCCACAAGATTCAGCAAAGTGCGGGCATCGCCGTGAGCAACGCCAGCGAGCAAATCTGCCAGTTCCTCGGACATTTCTGTCTGCAAATCTGCAGCGCCACGTTTTGCCAGTTCAAGAAGTTCCGCACGCCCCAGAGGCCGCAACCGCAATACATGAAGCCGTGAAAGCAGCTGCCGTGTGACACTGAAAGAAGGGTTCTCCGTAGTCGTTGCCAGCAGGGTCAATTCGCCTGATTCGACAAGGGGCAGAAAAAAATCCTGTTGCGCCTTGGAAAAGCGGTGCAATTCATCCAGCACTAGAATGTCTACGCCAGAAAGTGAACGGCGCAGGTGTTGCAAGCCAGCTTCAGGGGCGCTGAGACGTAAAAAATTTTTGCCAGTTGATTTCGCCAGCAATAAGGCAAGAGTGGACTTGCCACAGCCAGGAGGGCCAAAAAAAAGAAGACTCGGCAAACGCTGCGCTTGCATGAGTGAACGCAGCCGCCCACCCAGATGGGTTTGGCCTAGAAAGAGAGCCAAATCATCCGGGCGCATACGCTCGGGCAGGGGCTTGTTCACCGTCATGAACGCTCCGTCCCGGGAAGAGAAGCCTTTGGCAACTGTGACGCCCACCAGTGAATGCCAAGACAAAGGGTTGCCGCTGTTTCACAGCGCAACACACGAGTCCCCAGGCTCACAGCAGAAAAACCTGACACTCTGAGAGTATCCAGTTCACGAGCAGAAAAGCCGCCTTCGGGGCCGATAACATATACGGTCAGGCCGGGTTGTCCTGCCATATTGGGTGAAAGCATGGGTACATTGTCCTGGGCTTCCCACGGCAAGATGCGATAGTCTGCATTGGCTGCATACTTGGCGAGATCGTCCACTCCGCCTTTAAGTATCTTCACCTCAGGCAACCAGGGGTTGCCACACTGCTTGGCTCCGGCAATGAGCTGCCCGAGACAGGCCTCCTGCACAGAGGCGGAAAGGCTGCCCTGACTGTGATCGCCTTGCCACAACCATATGCCGGAGGCTCCCAGTTCCACAGCTTTTTCCATAAAAAAGCCCCGTCGCACGGCCTTGCTGAAAGCAAGAGCCACTATCGCGCGGGCTTCGGGCTGAGACTGAAAATTTTCGTCCACACGTTCTAGGTCGACATTTTTTTTGCCAACCTTACGCACAACAAAACGGCCCTGCCGCCCCTGACCATCCAGAAGTCCCACTTCGCTGCCAGGGGCAATCCGCAAAACCTGACTCAGGTGACGGGCTTCCTGACCTTCAAGCCGCACCTCATGTCCCCACAGTTCAGGGGGAAGATAAAATAAAGCCAAACTCATGCTAAAATGCTTTCCTTACCCACCCGCGCCTTGCGCACAGCTTTAAAGCCATCTTGCAAGGAAACGAGGCGTCCATAATTTTTTCGAATCTCAATCCCGGCAGGAGTCAGACTGTCCTCCGGGGGGTCAAGGTACTGGCGCTGGAGATAGCGATCACGCAGCATCTTTTCAACGCAGTCAATGATACTGTCCACCAGTACCGGAAAGAAATTGACAACTTCAAATTTCAGTTCATTGAGCAGCGCCACGGCCTCGCTAAGCATCTGCCTGTAGGTGATGTGAACGCCCTTGCAGCTACGCGTGCACAAATCCTCAAGAATGCGAACTCGCCGAGCCTGTTGAATATAGCTGAACCGAGTGCACACTTCCTGATAGAGGTCACGCAAGCTTTCAAAAGCTTCGTCATTGTCAGGAGAATAAAGATAGTTACACAACACCTTGCTGACATTAGAAAAAAACTCGTCGCTATAGCTTATCATGCGGCGCTGATGTTTGGTCAGCCAGCTATACAGAAATTTGAGCCTTTTTTCATGCGTATCGGTGTTTTCCACCACTTCAGTACGCTTGAAGGTAATACGTCCTGTGAATTCACCGCGCACAATATCGTTGAGGCGCAGGAACATATTGGAAGTATCTTTAATCAGGTTCAGTCCAGTAAGCGGTTCCCCTGTAAGCGGGTGCAGTACTTCCTGGGCCACTACTGAAAGGGCGCGGTCTTGGCGTACGTTGCTAGAATCAAAAGTATGCTGGCGATATTTAACGCGCAGAATCACCACACGCCGAGGCTTATCAAGAAAAAAACCATCGCGGTCTATAATTTCAAGAGCTTCGTCATGGTCGGCATCTACAGCCACCAGAGCAATTTTTTCCAGCATGGGATACCGCTGGTTACCACCTGTAGATATATAGGTGGTCAAGGTGCGGTCAGTTTGCCCAAGAACCCGCAAAAGAAAATGCTCGCCCATTTTGTGCAGTTTACGCGTAAAAAGCGCACTGGAAGTACGCCGTTCCGACACAATAGGAAAGCCATAAAGCTCCATAAGATACTGATATACAAACATGCGGTTTCGTTCATAAATTTCGCTATCACCATAAACAAACTTGCCTATGCGAATGCCGAACCGCTTGAGTTCACTGTCAATATCAGAGGGAAAAGAAGCAAAAACGCCAGCCAGGTGAAATTGGTTATCCGCATCCCAGGCCAATACCTGAGCCCTGTCCATATTGAGAAGGTAGGGCATAAGGGCAGGATAACTTTCAAGCTGTACGGTATCTGTAGAACGAAACTGCTGGCGAAAAACATCCTGATGAATACGCGGCAGGCGTGAGGCAAGGGTTTGCAGGTTCTGACCCATTACCTGATTTTCCAGTGGGCAACTCGCGCCTTCACCTTCAGTAATGACCGGGTGCAGCCTGTCAAATTGAAAAATTTCAGAAAAATAATCCAGCTGGCGTGCAAAGGCCACCATAGCAAAGCCCGGCAGCTCTCTGTACTCAAACATGTCGTTGTCAAAGGAGGGCAGAAGTTCACGTCCCTCCACAACTGGATAGTTCTTGTTTTCCTGGTAGGGCTTCACCAGGCAAAATCGCACATGCACAGCATCAAGAAAATTTTTGAGAGGTTCGAGGTCGCTGATGGCAACAGGGGCGGACAAGCACGTTGCATCCCGCCAAGGTTGACCATTCTTGCTGAAAACCTCTTGCCACTTAATCATTTGTACACCTGCATATCAGTCTTTCACAATTTTTTATACTTATTTTAAAAATAATTCCAGTAGTCATACTTGATAAATAAATATTTCTCACAAGAGTCAAGCCCTTACAGGTATCAATATTCCATTTTTGTGATTTTTCCGTTTACTTTTTTTGACTGCTCAACTTGGCCTGCCGCCTTAAGTGTAAAAGAGCAGTTGCGGGGGGCGATACGCTTTGCTACAAGAGATGAGCTTATTTAATATATTGGGCGGCCAGTCCGCATCACCATAAAATCGACAGAACCATGACTGAAAATCCATTGGAAAAGCATATACTCAGTATTGTTTGCAGCGTTTTTGACGCATACTCGGTTGTTTTATTTTTGCCTGACGAAGAAGGCGAAGGGCACCACCTCGCTGCTTCCTTCAGCCTTGGCGACAAGGTTGGAGCCAACGCTACCATATTGCCTGGCAAAGGCTTGGTGGGCTGGATCATACGCAACAGACAGCCGCTTCTTGTGCCCAATTTCGATCAACGGCAGAGCAATCTCGGCTATTACTCCGGTGGCGAAGAGGCCAGCATCAAGGCCTTTATGGGGTGCCCCGTACCAACCGGGGGCGCGTTGTGTGTTGACAGCAAAAGGCAGTATTCTTTTTC
Coding sequences within:
- a CDS encoding lysophospholipid acyltransferase family protein — encoded protein: MHRFVEGAFAQKFLTGNTYASHDARVGLFTRLFPSISFYSRLFGGPLRWLCSKAAKGQCDDAAWVHASVWVSELMERIGCPIEVQGMDAINEVDGPCLFVANHMSTLETFMLPGMIRPRRPVTFVVKKSLTTMPLFGPVMCSRDPIVVGRTNPREDLTAVLEGGLERLKKGISIIVFPQSTRSLVFDQSHFNSIGVKLARKAGVPVVPIALKTDAWGQGRKIKELGPVKPGMPVRYSFAKPMYIQGQGKEEHAAICQHIACYLEGWQQHDGINATVPS
- a CDS encoding replication-associated recombination protein A, whose product is MTVNKPLPERMRPDDLALFLGQTHLGGRLRSLMQAQRLPSLLFFGPPGCGKSTLALLLAKSTGKNFLRLSAPEAGLQHLRRSLSGVDILVLDELHRFSKAQQDFFLPLVESGELTLLATTTENPSFSVTRQLLSRLHVLRLRPLGRAELLELAKRGAADLQTEMSEELADLLAGVAHGDARTLLNLVEYVAALPADLRELEHIKAALPEVLVRHDKDGDNHYELASALIKSIRGSDVDAALYYLACLLEGGEDPRFICRRLILSASEDIGLADPNALPLAVSCQQAVEFVGMPEGFIPLAETVTYLAMARKSNASYAAYLNAQREIKLNGPRPVPLHLRNPSTQLQKEWGYGKEYKYPHNYPDSWIEQSYLPPELEGRRFYQPRDNGEEPRLSQWWRKLHKIKKTED
- a CDS encoding 16S rRNA (uracil(1498)-N(3))-methyltransferase yields the protein MSLALFYLPPELWGHEVRLEGQEARHLSQVLRIAPGSEVGLLDGQGRQGRFVVRKVGKKNVDLERVDENFQSQPEARAIVALAFSKAVRRGFFMEKAVELGASGIWLWQGDHSQGSLSASVQEACLGQLIAGAKQCGNPWLPEVKILKGGVDDLAKYAANADYRILPWEAQDNVPMLSPNMAGQPGLTVYVIGPEGGFSARELDTLRVSGFSAVSLGTRVLRCETAATLCLGIHWWASQLPKASLPGTERS